A window of Eucalyptus grandis isolate ANBG69807.140 chromosome 4, ASM1654582v1, whole genome shotgun sequence genomic DNA:
TTTACAATCAAAAGGAAATTACAAAACGATGACCTTCACTACATAATTTATACTTAACTTACTTCTTAGGAAAATAAACCAGAAATAATTTCGATAGGAAATTGCAACAAGGCATTTATATTGTTATACTGTAATTTTGCTTAAATAGTCGAAATTGACAGTTCTTTTTGTGTCGGTCGATGCTTACTTCGACGAGTCCAAGTTGTCCATGGAGCAGTCGAAATCCGTCGTCTGGACTCCCCTGGAACGGAGATGTCTCTACCTCCTTCAACGGACCAGGAACTCTCGACCCGCTCTCCTCCAGATCCACGCCTATGCTTCGCCACGCTCTCGACCTCAACGTCAACCTCCTCACCAAGCTCGTCGCCAGCTGCGCCTCCGTCGCCTCCGTCTCCGACCCGCACGCGGGATTGCGCCATGCTCGTCTCCTGTTCGACAAAAGTCCCCACAGAGACGACGGGTTCCTCTGCAACGCCGTGATCAGAGCCCACGTGGGTCTGCGCCGGTTTGACGAGGCTCTTGTTCTCTACCGTGATCTCCGGAGGAGCACCGGCTTTTCGCCCGATAACTTCACGTTCACCGCGCTGGCGAAGTGTGGCTCGCTGGCTACGTCCTGTTGGGAAGGGCTACAGGTGCAGAGCCATGTTGTTAAGATGGGGTTTTGGTCGGACTTGTATGTTTCCACGGCGTTTGTGGATTTGTTTGCGAAATGGGGGAGCGTGGAAGCTGCGAGGATGTTGTTTGACGACATGAGCGTGAGGAGTCTGGTCTCGTGGACAGCTCTGATAGGTGGTTATGCGAGGAGAGGGGATATGGGGAATGCAATGAAGTTGTTCGAGGAAATGCCTGAGAAGGACTCTGCTTCATATAACTTAATGATTGATGGCTATGTTAAGTTGGGAGATATGGACCCAGCCAAGGATCTGTTTAATGAAATGCCGGAGAGGAATGTGGTTTCTTGGACTACAATAATTAATGGGTACTGTAATGTTGGCGACATAAAATCTGCTCGCTCACTCTTCAATCCCATGCCAGAAAAGAATCTGTATTCTTGGAACGTGATAATTAATGGATATTGCcaaaataaacagccccatgaaGCTTTGAGACTGTTTTCTGAGATGCAGTCAACTGCATTGGTTGAGCCTGATGAAGTCGCTCTTGTATGCGTTCTTCCAGCTATAGCTGATCTGGGTGCTCTAGATTTAGGCAATCAGGTTTACCATATTGCACAGAAAAAGAAGCTTGGCCGAGCAAGCAATGTGGGCACGGCACTTGTGGATATGTTTGCCAAATGTGGTGAGATTAGTAAAGCCAAAAGTGTGTTTAATATGTTGCACGAAAGACAGGTAGCTCGTTATAACATGCTTTCACCCTTTATCGATGCTACGATTTGCATCCCTCTATAATTAGAACTGAATTGGATTGCAAAACAACGATGAATGTATCTAATTGATGCACTTCCTGCTGATCAAGCTTTACATCCAAGGTTGGATTGGATTAAAGACCCTAGATGAAGCTGGGAAAGTAAAGACGTATTTGGTAATGattctatttttggaaacaattttttatcgaaatcgttttttttttttttcatttaccggaaacaatttctaagtgaACACGCTTGGTAAATGCACAAAATTTTATTCCCgtgatagaaatgcatttggtaaaattgtataattttgttatttcttttaatttttaatatttttgttatatttttcctttttcttctttctttttttatttttcttttctcaccttaTTCCTCCTTTGTGACCAATTGTCGGCCATGGCGGCAACCAACGATAGGCTGGGCGAGATtcggcgagctcaccggagCCTCACACCGGccagcgaggcttgacctccctttggttgggcgagctcaagcttgcctagatttggcgaggccaagctcgcctagccatcaATGAAGCTGAGCCTCGCCAGGCCACCACTGGGTGACGTcgatggctgggcgagcttggcctctcCCAGCCACAACGAGGCTCAGGTTGacaagcctcgccatggcttgGCATCGTTGGTGGCAGCAACGCTTCAAtgaggtcgctggccctcgtcggccggttgccggccatggccgaggtcggcaaccggccaaaaggaaggagaaagagaggaaagagaagaagagaaaaagagaagagaagggacgagaaaagaaaaattgctcTTGGGAATAATAAATTACTTTTTcctacttcttgtttttattcgaaatttattcccgaaaaaaaaaatatattttttgtttttgggaacaaaagtttttaccaaacatatttctattctttttttttgttccttggaataaaataacagaaataGTTGTTCTaggaaacataaacaaaatttaccaaacatgccctaaatttattaatgtctCTGGGAACCGTCTCGATCTCTTGCCAACATGCGAAAATATGTAGTACCTTACTTGGTGGATGATGCAGCTTTAGCGAAGAACATGACAACAGGCACAGCTTCTAGCAGTTGGACCCCATGGGTTCAGGTTTGCATTGAAGAATGGTTAGGCCATCGAGGATCGGCGGCTACCGCTTTTTGTGCATTAGCGAGTGACGTATGTATTTCATGCACAAACATGAAAGACAAAGCAAGATGATTGTTTTTGGGCTAAGTGcgcgattgaatttttataagttGATACGGTGATACATTCTTAGCCTTGTGTACCTAATTATTTGAGAAGTTACTTGCTGGATTGAGGCGAAGTACGGCTCAAGTGCGATAACTTGGCAcggatggacacttaagtgccataactttaaaattgtacacttgagtgccgttttgaagttaaatgggacacttaagtgccaatccggcgaaaatccggccaaatggctgatgtGACGACTTTCCGGtaagtttggtccaaaacggcgtcgttttgcaagGCGACGTggtggagaaaatgcaaaaacgacgccgtttcgtgtctacgtataaataataatataaaaattaattaaattagatttaaaatattcaaaaaaattttaaaaaaattaagaaaattttagaaaaatttaaaattttaaaaaattaagaattttttttttttttaaaaaaaaggggtcgAATTGGGCGGGCGAGGGCTGAACCCTTGCcgcgccgcctccccgccgtcgctgggaagggtcggcgacggagggggagggtcggcgggtcGCCAGCCCACggccggccacggcgagggctgcgagccctcacCACTGGTCGCCCGGCctcaccggcccttcccgggcagcggcggggaggcggcgagggcccgcgagccccaCCGGATTTGGACGcgggctgcgaccctcgcccggatcggcgaggctcgcagCCCTCACCGCCTCCCCTCTGCCGCCGAGAAGGGCTGgtgacggagtggggagggtcggcgagggcccgcgagctcTCGCCCGGATTTggggcaagggtcgcggccctcgccgcgatccgggAGGGTCACGGCCCGCGCCGTCGGTCGGCCCGGGGTCGGCGACCCgggaccctccccctccatcgccggcccttccggtgacggcggggggcggcggcggcgagggctcggccctcgccgcctcgtTTGACAcccccctttttaattttttcttaatttttaaatttttcttaatttttaaaatttttaaatttttataaattttttaaaatttttaaaattttcttattattttttaattttttgaatattttaaataaatttaattttaaatctaatttaattaatttttacattattatttacacatagacacaaaacggcgtcgttttgcattttctccgccacgtcgccgtacaaaatgacgccgttttagACCAAACTACCGGAAAATGGCCACGTTAGCCATTTTGCCGGATTTTCGCTGAATTGGCACCTAAGTGTCTCATTTTATTCCGatattggcatttaagtgtaccattttaaagttatggcacttaagtgttcctccgtgccaaattatggcactccaggtgtcccaacttCCTGGATTGACCTCAAAGTTCTGAGATCGCACAAAAAGATGACATTCCCATTTATATGTAGGCTTacgaatttttttgaattattggaAGGCAAGGATCTCACATGAGCCATGACTCTTGCTCTCCATAGATGAGAATATAAAGGTACTTCTTGCAGTCCTGTGCAACTATGTCATCAAAGAGCGATGCATAGAAATCTAGGCCAAGTCACAATTTAATGGCAACTTCAAATGGATAGAAAACATCACATTCTTCGGCAAAACCTTGTGCGCACTTAAAACGAAAGTTGGTGTTGGTTGCATTACGATATTGCTAACTCATTAACTTTTAACTGTTTCTACTTGTACAGCTCACAAAATGTTGGTAACTTAGTAATTCATTTGACAAATGGCATGTTCATTACCATATTAATAACTTCTAATCCCTAACAAGATTTactagtaaaattaaaaagttgttGACTTACTAATCAATCTTACGTCAGTAAATTCATTATGATGTCAGTTATTTATTAATCTCTACCATGTTCACCTGTAAAAGTTAAATGAAGTTGATGACTCACAAATCAATTTGACACTGCGGATTTacatcataaacttttcaaacaTCTACGAAGGTTGAAGAATGTTGAAAGTAATTCATGAAAATTAAAGTAATGGCAACCAACAAGtagaaacaaacaaaactcAATAACGTGACGAAGAgccattttttaattaaaataccACCAACTCCAACACTTTCGTTTCAACCTAACGATTATCACCAAACATTTCCAACTTGATGTTCAATCGACTTGTacatccttctttttttttttttttgatccaAGTACATCCTTCACACGCACGAGAAGTAAAACATGTTGGTCTTTGCAGCGCTCCAGTCATCTTGAGCATGGCAATTTTTCCGGCACGCAATCCAACGGGCCGGCAGTAAGAGGTTTTGAATTAGACAGCCAACATACAAGTGCTCGAACTCGACAGCTGACGAAGCAAACAGAAAATTTCACGTGCACAAGGTTACGGGACTATAGAACCGACAGGCCCAACTTATTTAGCAGCTTTCCTAGAGGAACCCATAATCAAACAATAAGCTTCGGACGTATCCTCTGGAAGGTCCACGCAGCCCCCAGAAAGCAGGGGCCTCGGGTTCCAGGTAAGCACCGATTAAATATATAATCACGAGACATCCAAGCATGACATAAGGAACGATTCCAATCCCGACAGTTCTGGTCAAGACTACATACGTACCCAAAGCAAAGGCTAGCCCCATCGCGATTATCGCAACAACAATGCAATTTTTGGCGGTGAAATAATATCTCACCTGTTGGCGAGCGCCCAACGTAGAAATATCAAATTGTAAGAATATCGCCAGGATGGATAAACTGAATACAGTAGTGTTAGATATAACAAAGGCTTTGAAAGCTGCCCTGCCAGCAAGAGTAGGCATTCCTGAGTTGGGTCCATCATTGTTATAACCTCCGGGCATCGTAAAGGTCGCTGCGAAGGTGACTGTGGCTATGAGCACTGCCACTAGAACTTGAAggtcaattattttttcttttgacgaTTTATGATTTTCTCGGTCGGTGATAGACATTGCTGGTAGATCCTCAACAAATTGATGGTCTAACCTCTTCTTAACATGTTCAATAACCCAGCCTTGACAACCCGAGATTGCACTAGATCGTTGCAACACATGTTCAACTTTGGCAGCTTTGTAGCCGACCTAAAAAATGTACAGAAAGTATCAATTAAAGAGTGGTCTTTCCCGAAGAAATATTTGAAGACTCTCACTTTACACACCGAAAACCCATTTATAACAAAAAGAACGCCCGAGGAGTGCTAAATATAGTGCTATAACTAAATGAAATTATCTAGGAGTTGgttgaaaaccttttcccagatGGGACAGAGTGCAAGTTCTCTCTTTTACCTCAAAAACTATTTGAAAGGGGACAGAAAAGAAACAGAAGGGTTTTAGCTAAATATTGTACAAAATATTCTGATTCTTTTGTATGAATATCGCTCAATAGTCGTTTTAAAGTCAAAAGGTGCATATCAACTTTTGGATTgggattttgagaaaattttcttaaGTTAAATCTTAAAGCTACCTCTTAAATGGCTGACACCTCAGCGCAGGAGCCATTAGACAGTTCAGATCTATCCTGtattattctttccttttccttttattttctttttttcccctttaccTTGTCCCCTAACATTAGAGGAACCCAACCCAAAATGTTCGGCATTGCTTTCAAGATAAGTAGGACACGCTATTTCTTTTGAACTGGTTGAAGACCCGCTTGttgcatgaaatttgaaatttatactaattgaattttgttttcatGATATAGTATGATCATACGAAACAATATTTACAAATgtcataaattatattttagacAACTAACATATATTTATTAACCAAACAACAAATTTAACTAGTATTGAACATTACTAAGTTTTTTGTCTTAAACTATACCTagttatttgaatattttgttactAGCAAAATAT
This region includes:
- the LOC120292580 gene encoding pentatricopeptide repeat-containing protein At2g44880-like, which translates into the protein MLRHALDLNVNLLTKLVASCASVASVSDPHAGLRHARLLFDKSPHRDDGFLCNAVIRAHVGLRRFDEALVLYRDLRRSTGFSPDNFTFTALAKCGSLATSCWEGLQVQSHVVKMGFWSDLYVSTAFVDLFAKWGSVEAARMLFDDMSVRSLVSWTALIGGYARRGDMGNAMKLFEEMPEKDSASYNLMIDGYVKLGDMDPAKDLFNEMPERNVVSWTTIINGYCNVGDIKSARSLFNPMPEKNLYSWNVIINGYCQNKQPHEALRLFSEMQSTALVEPDEVALVCVLPAIADLGALDLGNQVYHIAQKKKLGRASNVGTALVDMFAKCGEISKAKSVFNMLHERQVARYNMLSPFIDATICIPL